The Candidatus Koribacter versatilis Ellin345 genome has a segment encoding these proteins:
- a CDS encoding glycosyltransferase family 4 protein, whose product MKFLILSQYFYPEVGATQTRLAGTAAEIVLAGHEVEVLTGLPNAPAGKIFPDYRGRFYMRDEWNGCPVHRTWLYAATGKSLARVMNYGSFALASWWEARRVKKPDYVFVESPPLTTAWPGLRIAKKLGARLIFNVSDLWPDSVRDLGVMSDGRAFRTLEKMEIGIYRKSFAVTAVTEGIRDRIINVKGIPAEKVLFLPNGADTDTYRPLPPDTELAAKLGLTGKKVVYFAGTLGYAQGLHSVITAAETLQRNQPLVHFLFIGEGPEKPRLKEAVATKGLRNVSFVDAVPAKEISRYASIAMCGLVQLLDIPLFEGARPGKTTAIMSCGRPVIYAVRGEGVRLMERSNAGWVIPPMDPDALVGAILEMVANPDEVQRRGENGRRYIEQHMTWEILVRDWLSQLERLSAATRA is encoded by the coding sequence TTGAAGTTCCTGATCCTGAGCCAATATTTCTATCCGGAAGTTGGCGCGACGCAGACTCGCCTCGCAGGCACTGCGGCTGAAATCGTCCTCGCCGGGCATGAAGTCGAAGTCCTCACTGGCCTCCCCAACGCACCCGCAGGCAAAATCTTCCCCGACTACCGCGGCCGTTTCTATATGCGCGACGAATGGAACGGCTGCCCCGTCCATCGCACCTGGCTCTACGCCGCCACCGGAAAAAGTTTGGCGCGCGTGATGAACTACGGCTCCTTCGCGCTGGCATCGTGGTGGGAAGCCCGCCGCGTGAAGAAGCCGGATTACGTCTTCGTCGAATCTCCGCCGCTTACCACGGCGTGGCCGGGCCTTCGCATCGCGAAGAAACTCGGCGCTCGACTCATCTTCAACGTCTCCGACCTCTGGCCCGATTCCGTTCGCGATCTCGGCGTCATGAGCGATGGCCGCGCCTTCCGCACCCTCGAGAAGATGGAAATCGGCATCTATCGAAAGTCGTTTGCGGTAACCGCCGTCACGGAAGGGATCCGCGATCGCATCATCAATGTAAAAGGCATCCCGGCCGAAAAAGTATTGTTCCTCCCCAACGGCGCTGACACGGACACGTATCGCCCGCTACCTCCAGACACCGAACTGGCGGCGAAGCTGGGACTGACCGGCAAGAAAGTCGTGTACTTCGCTGGGACCCTTGGATACGCGCAAGGGCTTCACAGCGTGATCACTGCCGCCGAAACCCTGCAGCGAAATCAGCCCCTGGTACATTTCCTTTTCATCGGAGAAGGCCCGGAGAAGCCGCGATTGAAAGAGGCCGTTGCCACCAAAGGCTTAAGGAATGTTTCCTTCGTCGACGCCGTGCCTGCGAAGGAGATTTCCCGCTACGCATCCATCGCAATGTGCGGACTCGTCCAACTGCTGGATATTCCACTCTTCGAAGGCGCGCGGCCGGGGAAGACAACGGCGATTATGTCCTGCGGGCGCCCCGTAATTTATGCGGTGCGCGGCGAAGGCGTGCGACTGATGGAGCGCTCCAACGCTGGCTGGGTAATCCCGCCGATGGACCCCGACGCGCTCGTCGGCGCAATCCTCGAGATGGTCGCCAATCCCGACGAAGTACAGCGCCGCGGCGAAAACGGACGCCGCTACATCGAGCAGCACATGACGTGGGAAATTCTCGTGCGCGACTGGCTCAGCCAGTTGGAACGACTAAGCGCAGCTACCCGCGCTTAG
- a CDS encoding Do family serine endopeptidase produces the protein MKVNNLLGTLKAKIGRRFYASVLAGAVAFSLASYEFAGHARAATPSPAAAALDDNSVGALLSLDKAMENLAARVTPATVNVTVTSKRSAHNASMQGTEDGDDDGNPMQQFGPFQFGPQRRQPQYEHGLGSGVIISPDGYIVTNNHVIDGATDIRVTLTDKRILPAKLIGADPLTDLAVIKVEGSNMPSVPLGDSTSLHPGQTVLAFGNPLGFRFTVTRGIVSALNRPNPYAQDRRSPGQFIQTDAAINPGNSGGPLVNAHGEVIGINTFLISETGGFSGMGFAIPTQIVKPTVDSLIKYGKVNHGYMGIGISDVSPDEAKFFNVTDANGAVVTQVEPNSPGAKAGLKVGDIITAVNGKQVADAGALQVEVGQQQPGTKLDLTVKRDGKASTLNVTLASMDKGDRDNETASAGHGKPRWGIGLADLSPEARQQLQAGDSVQGALVGQVTPGSPADNAGLQPGDVITEVNRKPVKSASDAKDALSGIANGGDALVLVWSRGGSSFRVLHASQG, from the coding sequence TTCTATGCCAGCGTGCTGGCAGGAGCGGTAGCGTTTTCTCTCGCGAGCTATGAATTTGCTGGCCACGCACGCGCAGCAACACCGAGTCCGGCAGCCGCAGCGCTCGACGACAACAGTGTGGGCGCGCTGCTCTCGCTCGACAAAGCCATGGAGAACCTCGCCGCGCGCGTAACGCCGGCGACAGTGAACGTAACCGTTACGTCGAAACGTTCCGCACATAACGCATCCATGCAAGGCACGGAGGATGGCGACGACGATGGCAATCCGATGCAGCAGTTCGGACCATTTCAGTTCGGACCGCAGCGTCGCCAGCCGCAATACGAGCATGGCCTCGGTAGCGGCGTGATCATCTCGCCGGATGGATACATCGTCACCAACAACCACGTGATCGATGGTGCGACTGACATTCGCGTCACCCTCACGGACAAACGCATCCTGCCCGCGAAATTGATCGGCGCCGATCCGCTGACTGACCTGGCTGTAATCAAAGTCGAGGGCAGCAATATGCCAAGCGTGCCGCTTGGTGATTCGACTTCCCTGCATCCGGGCCAGACGGTGCTTGCCTTCGGCAATCCGCTTGGCTTCCGCTTCACGGTGACGCGCGGCATCGTCAGCGCATTGAATCGGCCGAATCCCTACGCGCAGGACCGTCGTTCTCCGGGACAGTTCATTCAGACCGACGCGGCGATCAATCCCGGCAACTCCGGTGGGCCGCTGGTGAACGCCCACGGTGAAGTGATCGGGATCAACACGTTCCTCATCTCGGAGACCGGCGGATTCTCGGGAATGGGATTCGCGATTCCCACGCAGATCGTGAAGCCGACGGTGGACAGCCTGATCAAGTACGGCAAAGTGAACCATGGATACATGGGCATCGGGATCAGCGATGTATCGCCGGACGAGGCGAAGTTCTTCAACGTGACCGACGCAAACGGCGCCGTGGTAACGCAGGTGGAACCGAATTCGCCGGGCGCGAAAGCCGGCTTGAAGGTTGGTGACATCATCACTGCTGTGAACGGCAAGCAAGTCGCAGACGCCGGCGCACTGCAAGTGGAAGTGGGCCAGCAGCAGCCCGGGACCAAACTCGACCTGACGGTGAAGCGCGACGGCAAAGCCTCGACGCTGAACGTAACGCTGGCCTCGATGGACAAAGGTGATCGGGACAACGAAACGGCGAGCGCAGGTCATGGCAAGCCGCGGTGGGGAATCGGATTAGCCGACCTGTCGCCGGAAGCGCGTCAGCAGTTGCAGGCGGGTGATTCGGTGCAGGGTGCGCTGGTAGGACAAGTAACGCCCGGCAGCCCAGCCGACAACGCGGGATTGCAGCCCGGCGATGTGATCACCGAGGTGAATCGCAAGCCGGTGAAATCTGCGAGTGACGCAAAGGACGCGCTGAGCGGAATCGCGAATGGCGGTGACGCGCTGGTACTGGTGTGGTCGCGCGGCGGCAGCAGCTTCCGGGTGTTGCACGCGAGCCAGGGATAG
- a CDS encoding class I SAM-dependent methyltransferase codes for MNEQATTERERIVQAYERRKKDVPVDRYSSFNLLNLTQGFLRDYQIVRILRGAGIGSLANLDILEVGCGSGYFLRQFVQWGADPSRVVGVDLLPERVEAARQNCPIGTKVICCDARQLPFDTASFDVVMQFTALSSVADDGIRKAIADEMMRVVRPGGVVLSYDMCVNNPNNPDIRRVTQEDLQRLFPGEHQRSRRLNLVPPLARKLGGSAPSLIGFLSKIKPICSHLLFVSKRAES; via the coding sequence GTGAACGAGCAAGCGACAACAGAGCGGGAACGGATCGTGCAGGCGTATGAACGCCGCAAGAAGGACGTCCCTGTTGATCGCTATTCAAGCTTCAACCTGCTGAATCTTACCCAGGGTTTTCTGCGCGATTACCAGATTGTTCGGATCCTCAGAGGGGCGGGCATCGGATCGTTGGCGAACCTCGACATCCTCGAGGTCGGTTGTGGTTCGGGATATTTCTTGCGGCAATTTGTGCAATGGGGGGCCGATCCCTCGCGGGTTGTGGGCGTTGATTTACTTCCCGAGCGCGTGGAAGCGGCACGCCAGAATTGCCCGATCGGAACTAAAGTTATCTGCTGCGACGCCCGACAATTGCCGTTCGACACCGCGAGCTTTGACGTGGTGATGCAGTTCACGGCATTGAGTTCGGTGGCGGATGACGGGATTCGCAAAGCCATTGCCGACGAGATGATGCGGGTGGTGCGTCCCGGTGGAGTGGTGCTGTCGTATGACATGTGCGTGAACAATCCCAACAATCCCGACATTCGCAGAGTGACGCAGGAAGATCTCCAGCGGTTATTTCCGGGAGAACATCAGCGGAGCCGGCGATTGAACCTGGTGCCGCCGCTGGCGCGGAAATTGGGAGGGTCGGCGCCATCGCTGATTGGATTTTTATCGAAGATCAAACCGATTTGTAGCCATTTACTTTTTGTGAGCAAACGCGCGGAAAGCTGA
- a CDS encoding lipopolysaccharide biosynthesis protein codes for MPVVPKKKPGGKSFIADLLATGATEAAVFLAIIINISLVSRLLGVIALAQFLLVRRVYAWMQSGTQLGLSVSLPRHIAHDVDRETTGPRYFFTAIVWGALSAATTALVFFAGGKYSAKLMYGGAEYQMLVAPLSALLVASIIHVMVYGYHRGLNRMGTANWLMVLNMAVVPLLMTGVAWRYQSVVLLLYLQAAGMAVVSIAMAPRFRRLPAFRAELQFKPLSKSLLSYGILRMPGEIGFGALIALGPVIAMHYTSISEVSVLLLGMSALTAVSLAVTPLGTLLLAKISIMLSEGRMDDVRMRVGMLCDAVLQVSTFLFLQCLILCGPIVTLWVGSGFHGQVSVLRAVLLSVPFYTVFVSTRSVIDAASTKPYNARNVLISLSVFAVCAGIACWTKPQPFTLAIGGAIFASLAVLGVLSWRMVHSLLSIESKFVSLLPVFATNLVLGGLSVAVYRLCSYRMNFFVLAGLEIAEVVVLLAVINKLQSPWWVYLVGALRKNQGNPTAEPIAQVD; via the coding sequence ATGCCGGTCGTACCGAAGAAAAAGCCTGGCGGCAAGTCCTTCATCGCCGATTTGCTGGCGACGGGAGCGACGGAAGCTGCGGTTTTCTTAGCGATCATCATCAACATTTCGCTCGTCAGCCGGCTGCTTGGCGTCATCGCGCTGGCGCAGTTCCTGCTGGTTCGACGCGTTTACGCGTGGATGCAATCTGGAACACAGCTCGGCCTCTCGGTGTCGCTGCCAAGGCATATCGCGCACGACGTCGATCGAGAGACAACCGGGCCCCGTTACTTTTTTACTGCGATCGTATGGGGCGCGCTTTCTGCAGCCACGACGGCGCTGGTTTTTTTTGCGGGCGGAAAATATTCCGCCAAGCTGATGTATGGTGGCGCCGAGTATCAAATGCTGGTCGCGCCGCTCTCGGCACTACTCGTGGCCAGCATCATCCACGTAATGGTTTACGGGTACCATCGCGGACTCAACCGAATGGGCACTGCGAATTGGTTGATGGTCCTGAATATGGCGGTCGTTCCGTTGCTCATGACGGGGGTGGCGTGGCGATACCAGTCAGTCGTGTTGCTCCTGTACTTGCAGGCGGCAGGAATGGCTGTTGTTTCGATCGCGATGGCGCCGCGTTTCCGGAGACTGCCCGCGTTTCGTGCGGAGTTGCAGTTCAAACCCTTAAGCAAGAGCCTTCTTAGCTACGGAATCTTGCGCATGCCCGGCGAAATTGGCTTCGGAGCATTGATCGCGCTCGGGCCGGTTATCGCGATGCATTACACCTCCATCAGTGAAGTCTCCGTGCTCCTGCTCGGGATGAGCGCATTGACTGCGGTATCGCTGGCGGTCACGCCACTCGGCACGCTGCTGTTGGCAAAGATCAGCATCATGCTCTCCGAAGGACGAATGGATGACGTGCGGATGCGGGTGGGAATGCTTTGCGATGCAGTTTTGCAGGTTTCGACCTTCCTCTTTCTGCAGTGCCTGATCCTGTGTGGACCAATTGTCACCCTTTGGGTTGGTTCCGGATTTCACGGGCAAGTATCGGTACTGCGGGCGGTGCTGTTGAGCGTACCGTTCTATACCGTTTTCGTTTCGACCCGCTCCGTGATTGATGCAGCTTCGACCAAACCCTACAACGCGAGGAACGTGCTCATTTCGCTGAGTGTATTCGCGGTCTGTGCAGGGATCGCGTGCTGGACAAAGCCGCAGCCGTTTACCCTCGCAATCGGTGGGGCCATCTTCGCTTCCCTGGCTGTGCTGGGAGTCCTGAGTTGGCGGATGGTACATTCGCTGCTCAGCATCGAGTCGAAGTTCGTATCTCTACTTCCGGTGTTTGCCACAAACCTGGTCCTGGGTGGCCTGAGCGTCGCTGTATATCGGCTCTGCTCCTATCGAATGAATTTCTTTGTACTTGCAGGCCTGGAAATCGCCGAAGTCGTGGTGTTGTTGGCGGTCATCAACAAATTGCAATCTCCGTGGTGGGTGTACCTGGTGGGGGCGCTTCGGAAGAACCAGGGCAATCCGACGGCTGAACCGATCGCGCAGGTCGATTAA
- a CDS encoding DegT/DnrJ/EryC1/StrS family aminotransferase, with product MKAETKLAEPQLQVPFHSADVGEAEAQAAADVIRSGWLTMGARTIEFERQFAEYVGAKHAIAVNSCTAALHLALEAIHLQQGDEVLVPTTTFTATGEVVTYFGAKPVLVDVEPDTLLMSVADAAARITPKTKAIIPVHYGGQPCDMDEILALAAKHNIHVIEDAAHSLPASYKGRPVGCISEITAFSFYATKTLSTGEGGMITTGNDDLAARMRIMRLHGIGRDAWKRYSAEGSWYYEVLDAGFKYNLTDIAAAIGLVQLGKCDDMNVRRAAVVQRYNDAFASMNELQVPTTKPDRQSAWHLYPLRFHLDRIKIDRKEVICQLKDRGIGTSVHFIPLHLHPYYQSAYGYRRGDLPAAEREYERYVSLPLFPGMTYEQIDHVIHSVKQIVKANRR from the coding sequence ATGAAAGCTGAAACGAAACTGGCCGAACCGCAATTGCAGGTGCCGTTCCACTCCGCCGATGTAGGCGAAGCGGAAGCGCAGGCCGCCGCAGATGTCATCCGTTCGGGATGGCTGACGATGGGCGCGCGCACGATCGAATTCGAGCGCCAGTTTGCCGAGTATGTCGGCGCCAAGCACGCGATCGCAGTGAACTCCTGCACGGCGGCCTTGCACCTGGCCCTGGAAGCGATCCACCTCCAGCAGGGCGACGAAGTTCTTGTTCCGACCACGACCTTCACGGCCACCGGCGAAGTGGTTACCTATTTCGGCGCCAAGCCTGTTCTCGTGGACGTTGAGCCTGACACCCTGCTGATGAGCGTTGCTGACGCTGCCGCGCGCATCACCCCCAAGACGAAAGCCATCATCCCCGTTCACTACGGCGGACAGCCGTGCGACATGGATGAGATCCTTGCGCTCGCCGCGAAACACAACATTCATGTGATCGAAGATGCAGCGCATTCGCTGCCGGCGTCGTACAAAGGACGCCCAGTCGGCTGCATCAGCGAAATCACGGCGTTCAGTTTCTATGCCACGAAGACGTTGTCCACAGGCGAGGGAGGCATGATCACGACCGGCAACGACGACCTTGCCGCTCGCATGCGGATCATGCGCCTGCACGGGATCGGACGTGATGCCTGGAAACGATATAGCGCGGAAGGTTCGTGGTATTACGAAGTGCTCGATGCCGGATTCAAGTACAACCTCACCGACATCGCCGCCGCAATCGGGTTGGTGCAGCTCGGCAAATGCGATGACATGAATGTTCGCCGAGCCGCCGTCGTGCAACGGTACAACGATGCGTTCGCGAGCATGAATGAATTGCAGGTCCCCACCACCAAACCGGACCGTCAAAGCGCGTGGCACCTCTACCCCCTGCGGTTTCACCTGGATCGGATCAAGATTGATCGCAAGGAAGTGATCTGCCAGTTAAAGGACCGCGGTATTGGCACAAGCGTGCATTTCATTCCGCTACACCTTCACCCGTACTATCAATCGGCGTATGGCTACAGGCGCGGAGATCTTCCGGCTGCGGAACGAGAATACGAGCGCTATGTTTCGTTGCCGCTCTTCCCGGGAATGACCTACGAGCAGATCGATCACGTCATCCATTCGGTGAAGCAGATCGTCAAAGCCAATCGCAGGTAG
- a CDS encoding sugar transferase translates to MKRLFDILLAAIGLILAAPVMFLAALAVRFDTPGPILFRQKRIGKDFRTFELLKFRSMRVANAGSQVTFGEDLRITSSGRWLRKVKFDELPQLWNVLRGDMSFVGPRPEVPQYVELYRDRYEKLLGVRPGITDRASIKYRSESAILGSVDDPENYYRTVILPDKIAMGEEYVERHSVVGDIGIILQTVLVVFKHDECVDVQAPAVIAKSTGDHSR, encoded by the coding sequence GTGAAACGTCTTTTCGACATTCTGCTGGCGGCGATTGGATTAATACTGGCCGCGCCGGTGATGTTCCTCGCTGCGCTTGCAGTGCGTTTTGATACGCCCGGACCAATCCTGTTCCGGCAAAAAAGAATCGGCAAAGACTTTCGGACGTTTGAGCTTCTGAAGTTTCGTTCCATGCGCGTGGCGAATGCCGGTTCGCAAGTGACTTTTGGGGAAGACTTGCGCATCACGTCTTCCGGACGCTGGCTGCGCAAAGTAAAGTTCGACGAACTCCCGCAACTGTGGAACGTGTTGCGCGGGGACATGAGCTTTGTCGGGCCACGACCCGAAGTTCCGCAGTATGTGGAACTCTATCGTGATCGCTACGAGAAGCTGCTCGGAGTGCGTCCGGGTATCACAGACAGGGCTTCGATCAAGTACCGTTCAGAATCTGCGATTCTCGGAAGTGTTGACGATCCCGAAAATTACTATCGCACTGTGATTCTCCCCGACAAGATCGCCATGGGCGAGGAATACGTGGAGCGCCATAGTGTTGTCGGGGATATAGGAATCATTCTGCAAACCGTATTGGTTGTTTTCAAGCATGATGAATGTGTCGATGTTCAAGCACCTGCGGTGATTGCGAAGAGCACCGGAGACCATTCTCGCTAG
- the wecB gene encoding non-hydrolyzing UDP-N-acetylglucosamine 2-epimerase produces MKLVTVVGARPQFIKSGPVSLAIEKHNRENGVTIEEILVHTGQHYDSEMSQVFFEEMNLRTPKYNLEVGSGNHGEQTAQILARCEKVLMDEKATALMVYGDTNSTLAAALAAVKLHIPVFHVEAGLRSFVREMPEEVNRVLTDHISDLLFAPTDTAVENLKAEGITKGVELLGDVMYDAIQQHLQTAKMSSSILNTLALTPGGYALMTMHRASNTDDPALLGQILSAISEIAKNIRVVWPVHPRARKRMEDFGIHAEGITLISPASYLDMMMLVSNASLVLTDSGGLQKEACWMRVPCVTLRDETEWVETVASGWNTLAGADRDQILMAARKALTSKPSETPGAQHAGASERIAASIRDYMTKRG; encoded by the coding sequence GTGAAGCTCGTTACCGTTGTCGGTGCCCGCCCACAATTCATCAAGTCTGGTCCTGTCAGCCTCGCGATCGAAAAACATAATCGTGAAAACGGAGTCACGATCGAAGAGATCCTCGTCCACACCGGCCAGCACTACGATTCCGAGATGTCGCAGGTGTTCTTCGAAGAGATGAACCTGCGCACTCCGAAGTACAACCTCGAAGTTGGTTCCGGGAATCACGGCGAGCAAACCGCGCAAATTCTCGCGCGTTGCGAGAAGGTGCTGATGGACGAAAAAGCCACGGCGCTGATGGTTTATGGCGACACGAATTCCACGCTGGCGGCGGCGCTGGCGGCGGTGAAACTGCACATCCCTGTGTTCCACGTCGAGGCGGGACTGCGCTCATTCGTGCGCGAGATGCCGGAAGAAGTGAACCGCGTTCTTACCGACCACATCTCAGATTTGCTGTTCGCGCCTACGGATACCGCGGTGGAGAACCTGAAGGCCGAGGGCATCACCAAGGGCGTCGAGTTGCTTGGCGATGTGATGTACGACGCGATCCAGCAGCATCTGCAGACTGCAAAGATGTCATCGTCAATTTTGAACACGCTTGCTCTTACACCCGGTGGTTACGCGCTGATGACGATGCACCGGGCATCGAACACCGACGATCCAGCGCTGCTGGGCCAGATCCTTTCCGCGATCAGCGAGATTGCAAAAAACATTCGCGTGGTCTGGCCGGTGCATCCACGCGCGCGCAAGCGAATGGAAGACTTTGGGATTCACGCCGAGGGGATCACGTTGATCTCGCCCGCATCGTACCTCGACATGATGATGCTGGTGAGCAACGCATCGCTGGTGCTTACGGATTCGGGTGGACTGCAGAAGGAAGCCTGCTGGATGCGGGTGCCGTGCGTTACGCTGCGCGATGAGACGGAGTGGGTAGAAACCGTTGCCAGTGGGTGGAACACGCTGGCGGGAGCGGACCGCGATCAGATTCTCATGGCAGCTCGCAAGGCGCTCACGTCGAAGCCGTCGGAAACGCCTGGGGCTCAGCATGCCGGCGCTTCGGAGCGGATTGCGGCTTCGATTCGCGATTACATGACTAAGCGCGGGTAG
- a CDS encoding glycosyltransferase family 4 protein, translating to MSPVSSNQPIASRPRVVHFSSVHSADDVRILHKEGKSLAAEGYDVNFVVPHTQDEERDGVRIHAVPIPKNRRERTTRTVWQVYRKVLGLKPQVAHFHDPELIPVGMLLKMRGIRVVYDVHEDYSATMMDKEWLPLPVRWLARAGVVGFESAGCAMFDQIITATEGIAERMPPKKTVPVQNFPMLAEFPTAGGVPYSSRDNVVVFVGGLGLIRGAKEMVEAIQLVPDHLNPKLLIVGPLEPPVSPEWIAAIDVKKRVTWGGVKRRHELKDIFGVARCGIIAFLPLKNHLNAQPNKMFEYMAAGLPLVASDFPYMRKVTDGARCGISVDPLSAQSIADAMQWIFEHPAEAEEMGKRGRAAVESEYTWESQRQRLVACYQRLTARNGAQILSQHA from the coding sequence GTGAGTCCTGTTTCCTCCAACCAACCGATTGCGTCGCGACCCAGGGTGGTGCACTTCAGTTCGGTGCATTCTGCGGATGACGTCCGCATTCTGCACAAGGAAGGGAAGTCTCTCGCCGCTGAAGGCTACGACGTGAACTTTGTCGTGCCGCACACGCAGGACGAAGAGCGCGACGGCGTGCGGATCCACGCAGTGCCGATTCCAAAGAACCGTCGGGAGCGGACGACTCGTACGGTATGGCAGGTCTATCGGAAGGTGCTCGGGCTGAAGCCGCAAGTAGCACATTTTCACGACCCGGAACTGATCCCGGTGGGGATGCTGCTCAAGATGCGCGGAATCCGCGTAGTTTACGACGTGCATGAAGACTACAGCGCGACCATGATGGACAAAGAGTGGCTGCCTTTACCTGTGCGGTGGTTGGCGCGAGCGGGGGTAGTGGGTTTCGAGTCGGCGGGTTGCGCGATGTTCGATCAGATCATTACCGCAACCGAGGGGATTGCGGAGCGGATGCCGCCGAAGAAAACCGTGCCGGTGCAGAACTTCCCCATGCTGGCAGAGTTTCCCACCGCCGGTGGCGTGCCTTATTCGTCGCGAGACAACGTGGTGGTCTTTGTCGGTGGATTGGGATTAATCCGCGGCGCGAAGGAGATGGTCGAGGCGATTCAGTTAGTCCCGGACCATCTCAATCCGAAGCTGCTGATTGTTGGGCCGCTGGAGCCGCCGGTGAGTCCTGAGTGGATCGCTGCGATCGACGTGAAAAAGCGCGTGACCTGGGGAGGCGTGAAGCGGCGGCACGAGTTGAAAGATATTTTTGGTGTCGCGCGCTGCGGGATTATTGCGTTCCTGCCGCTGAAGAACCACTTGAATGCTCAGCCCAACAAGATGTTCGAATACATGGCGGCGGGGTTGCCGCTGGTTGCGTCAGACTTCCCTTACATGCGCAAAGTGACCGATGGCGCTCGCTGTGGGATCTCGGTGGATCCGTTGTCGGCGCAGAGCATTGCGGATGCGATGCAGTGGATCTTTGAGCATCCGGCGGAAGCGGAAGAAATGGGGAAGCGTGGTCGCGCGGCGGTGGAAAGTGAGTACACTTGGGAGTCGCAGCGCCAGCGGCTCGTCGCCTGTTATCAGCGCCTCACCGCGAGAAATGGCGCACAGATTTTGTCGCAGCATGCCTAA